Proteins encoded by one window of Kribbella flavida DSM 17836:
- a CDS encoding CehA/McbA family metallohydrolase — protein sequence MAITSYRQRWTLDDRAESVWHSLPVDVPPGCPGLSVTLTVPDVDGVVIDLGCEGAGGWRGWSGGARRTFAITPDVATPGYLAGELEPGTWWVVLGLHRLPVEGAELIVEAVTGPVAVVPGVTEYAAAAAAVGVPARPPRRDLPAVAGLRWVAGDFHAHSLHSDGSTPIANLAALGLAAGLDVLACTDHNTEAHHRELPSVGRRFGIGLIPGQEVTTESGHANAFGAIGAIDFRRPAAEWEPEVARRGGLLSINHPLGGDCSWRQPLGLSHPPLAEIWHSTWLDRRWGGPIAWWEAWGLDSTTPIGGSDWHTPDSLTLPGTPTTWIAVDASASGPDELVEAVLEGLAAGRTAVSAGYTSPVLLRVGDEFVVLDAPNTVLVAPDGSRRAVRTEREVLPASQSGGHVLITHTGEFMALCS from the coding sequence ATGGCGATCACCTCCTACCGGCAGCGCTGGACGCTCGACGACCGGGCGGAGTCGGTGTGGCACTCGCTGCCGGTCGACGTTCCGCCCGGGTGCCCGGGGCTGTCCGTCACGCTGACCGTGCCCGACGTGGACGGGGTGGTGATCGACCTCGGCTGCGAGGGTGCGGGCGGCTGGCGTGGCTGGTCCGGCGGCGCGCGACGGACCTTCGCGATCACGCCGGACGTGGCGACGCCGGGGTACCTGGCCGGAGAGCTCGAGCCGGGGACCTGGTGGGTCGTGCTCGGGCTGCACCGGCTCCCGGTGGAGGGCGCCGAGCTGATCGTCGAGGCGGTGACCGGACCGGTTGCCGTCGTCCCGGGGGTGACCGAGTACGCCGCGGCGGCCGCTGCCGTTGGCGTACCGGCTAGGCCGCCTCGGCGGGACCTGCCTGCCGTCGCCGGGTTGCGGTGGGTGGCCGGCGACTTCCACGCCCACTCGCTGCACTCCGACGGCTCGACACCCATCGCGAACCTCGCCGCTCTGGGACTTGCTGCCGGGCTCGACGTGCTCGCCTGCACCGACCACAACACCGAGGCGCACCACCGGGAGCTGCCGTCGGTAGGGCGGCGCTTCGGGATCGGACTGATCCCGGGGCAGGAGGTGACGACCGAGTCGGGGCACGCGAACGCCTTCGGCGCGATCGGTGCGATCGACTTCCGACGGCCCGCGGCGGAGTGGGAGCCGGAGGTGGCTCGTCGTGGTGGTCTGCTGTCGATCAACCACCCGCTCGGCGGCGACTGCTCATGGCGGCAACCGCTCGGGCTCTCGCATCCGCCGCTCGCCGAGATCTGGCACTCGACCTGGCTCGACCGCCGCTGGGGCGGACCCATCGCCTGGTGGGAGGCCTGGGGCCTGGACAGCACGACGCCGATCGGCGGCAGCGACTGGCACACCCCGGACTCGCTGACGTTGCCCGGGACGCCGACCACCTGGATCGCCGTCGACGCCTCCGCGTCCGGCCCTGACGAGCTCGTGGAGGCAGTGCTCGAGGGACTGGCCGCCGGGCGTACTGCGGTCTCGGCCGGGTACACCTCCCCGGTGCTGCTGCGGGTGGGCGACGAGTTCGTCGTACTGGATGCGCCGAACACGGTTCTCGTCGCGCCCGACGGCAGCCGCCGGGCGGTCCGCACCGAACGCGAGGTTCTCCCCGCCAGTCAGTCCGGTGGCCATGTGCTGATCACCCACACCGGCGAGTTCATGGCTCTGTGCTCCTGA
- a CDS encoding TadE family type IV pilus minor pilin codes for MASRRQKTEHGTVTAELALLFPVLLATIVAGVWATGLVVANIRCIDAARDVARAVARGESPETATTIGHRAAPENATIDITTTEHGEVQVVVTAERHLDWPLFAALPPISVHAQAILQAEPGEQPPP; via the coding sequence ATGGCTTCCCGCCGTCAGAAGACCGAGCACGGCACGGTCACGGCCGAGCTGGCCCTGCTGTTCCCCGTCCTGCTGGCAACGATCGTCGCCGGTGTCTGGGCCACCGGTCTGGTCGTCGCCAACATCCGCTGCATCGACGCCGCCCGCGACGTGGCGCGCGCCGTCGCCCGCGGCGAGTCTCCCGAGACCGCCACCACCATCGGCCACCGTGCCGCCCCCGAGAACGCCACCATCGACATCACCACCACCGAGCACGGCGAGGTCCAGGTCGTCGTCACCGCCGAGCGTCACCTCGACTGGCCCCTCTTCGCCGCGCTGCCTCCCATCTCCGTGCACGCCCAGGCCATCCTGCAAGCCGAACCAGGAGAGCAACCCCCACCATGA
- a CDS encoding DUF4244 domain-containing protein has protein sequence MSKVLVPVHRIPQRIVRNVAQREAGIVRRRTERGATTAEYAVGMVAACGFGGILITLLKSDAMMSVLKAIINWALQSAGVEGVQV, from the coding sequence ATGTCGAAGGTGCTGGTCCCCGTCCACCGCATCCCCCAGCGCATCGTGCGCAACGTCGCCCAGCGCGAGGCCGGCATCGTCCGCCGGCGCACCGAGCGCGGCGCCACCACCGCCGAGTACGCCGTCGGCATGGTCGCCGCCTGCGGGTTCGGTGGCATCCTGATCACGCTGCTGAAGTCCGACGCGATGATGTCGGTGCTCAAAGCAATCATCAACTGGGCGCTGCAGTCGGCCGGGGTCGAGGGCGTCCAGGTCTGA
- a CDS encoding extracellular solute-binding protein, whose amino-acid sequence MRPISRVLPPAALGAAALVLLTGCLGSSDSGGGDQDANRNADAKQVELVIGANAVKGGKNSAGATFTQDVLIPKFVEAQKAKGVDVTVRFEGDGSDDEVYKQKLALSLSNKAGPDLMNLDGIWVGEFAQAGYVKPLTDTVGDAAKVDGWDGWAQIPESVQQLGSFEGKRYGVPAGTDGRVLYFNKKLFAQAGLPADWQPKSWDDILAAGQKLKQLPGVTPIQINGGTAMGEATTMQGVLPLLVGTGATIHTDGKWLGDTVKVRQVLDFYAKVYGGGLGDPVLQREAKGRDKSFAEFAAHKIGILAEGDYFWRSVVEPKEGVAKMADRDTTVGYALIPAARPGAGVKGQDFVSMSGGGVVAVNPNTKYPQQAWELLQFMNSAEMVEAALDGAAKITQRTDVNAKVLANDPMLNFVATKVLPITQYRPGLAEYPKISAALQQATADVIGGKSTDAAARAYQTAVAAAAGGKDKVAGN is encoded by the coding sequence ATGCGACCCATCTCGCGTGTCCTCCCGCCGGCCGCCCTGGGCGCGGCCGCTCTGGTGCTGCTGACCGGCTGTCTGGGGTCGTCGGACTCCGGCGGCGGTGACCAGGACGCCAACCGCAACGCCGACGCCAAGCAGGTCGAGCTGGTGATCGGCGCCAACGCGGTCAAGGGCGGCAAGAACAGCGCCGGTGCCACGTTCACCCAGGACGTGCTGATCCCGAAGTTCGTCGAGGCGCAGAAGGCCAAGGGCGTCGACGTCACGGTCCGGTTCGAGGGTGACGGGTCCGACGACGAGGTCTACAAGCAGAAGCTCGCGCTCAGCCTGTCGAACAAGGCCGGCCCCGACCTGATGAACCTCGACGGCATCTGGGTCGGCGAGTTCGCCCAGGCCGGTTACGTCAAGCCGCTCACCGACACCGTCGGCGACGCCGCCAAGGTGGACGGCTGGGACGGCTGGGCGCAGATCCCCGAATCGGTCCAGCAGCTCGGCAGCTTCGAGGGCAAGCGGTACGGCGTACCGGCCGGCACCGACGGCCGGGTGCTCTACTTCAACAAGAAGCTGTTCGCCCAGGCCGGGCTGCCGGCCGACTGGCAGCCGAAGTCGTGGGACGACATCCTCGCCGCCGGCCAGAAGCTCAAGCAGCTGCCCGGGGTGACGCCGATCCAGATCAACGGCGGTACCGCGATGGGCGAGGCCACCACGATGCAGGGCGTGCTGCCGCTGCTGGTGGGCACCGGCGCGACCATCCACACCGACGGCAAGTGGCTCGGCGACACCGTCAAGGTCCGCCAGGTGCTGGACTTCTACGCCAAGGTGTACGGCGGCGGCCTGGGCGACCCGGTGCTGCAGCGCGAGGCCAAGGGCCGGGACAAGTCGTTCGCCGAGTTCGCCGCGCACAAGATCGGCATCCTGGCCGAGGGCGACTACTTCTGGCGCAGCGTGGTGGAGCCCAAGGAGGGCGTGGCCAAGATGGCCGACCGCGACACCACCGTCGGCTACGCGCTGATCCCGGCGGCCAGGCCGGGCGCCGGCGTCAAGGGTCAGGACTTCGTCTCGATGTCCGGCGGCGGCGTGGTCGCCGTCAACCCGAACACCAAGTACCCGCAGCAGGCCTGGGAACTGCTGCAGTTCATGAACTCCGCCGAGATGGTCGAGGCGGCGCTGGACGGCGCGGCGAAGATCACCCAGCGCACCGACGTCAACGCCAAGGTGCTGGCCAACGACCCGATGCTGAACTTCGTCGCCACCAAGGTGCTGCCGATCACGCAGTACCGGCCGGGGCTGGCGGAGTACCCGAAGATCTCGGCGGCGCTGCAGCAGGCGACCGCGGACGTGATCGGTGGCAAGTCGACCGACGCCGCCGCCAGGGCCTACCAGACCGCCGTCGCGGCCGCCGCGGGCGGCAAGGACAAGGTCGCCGGCAACTGA
- a CDS encoding ABC transporter ATP-binding protein has protein sequence MAGIDIEGLATVYPNGVRAVDGLDLTVADGEFFALLGPSGCGKTTLLRTIAGLENASEGSVRIDGADVTRLEPGKRGVAMVFQDYALFPHMSVSENITYPLKVRRVAAATRSSVAERTAGELSLQGLLERRPGQLSGGQQQRVALARAIASEGKVLLLDEPLSNLDARLRLEARTFLKKLQRDLGITTVFVTHDQAEALALADRIAVMQSGQLRQLGSPREVFARPVNTFVANFIGSTPMNLLDGAVVASDSGAVSVAGGSLPASTGSVPTGAEVTVGVRPEYLTLSVASAGDVAGPAIRGEVVVAENLGTSSLVSVDCAGTLIGVTVPEEDEPEPGTPVVLTAPEQRVLLYDKESGELLARQAAAVA, from the coding sequence ATGGCTGGCATCGACATCGAGGGTCTGGCGACGGTCTACCCCAACGGCGTCCGCGCCGTCGACGGCCTGGACCTGACCGTCGCCGACGGCGAGTTCTTCGCCCTGCTCGGTCCGTCCGGGTGCGGCAAGACGACGCTGCTGCGGACCATCGCCGGCCTGGAGAACGCCAGCGAAGGCTCGGTCCGGATCGACGGCGCCGACGTCACCCGGCTGGAGCCGGGCAAGCGCGGCGTCGCGATGGTCTTCCAGGACTACGCGCTGTTCCCGCACATGAGCGTGTCCGAGAACATCACCTACCCCCTCAAGGTCCGCCGGGTCGCGGCGGCGACCCGGTCCTCGGTCGCCGAGCGGACCGCCGGCGAGCTGTCGCTGCAGGGCCTGCTCGAACGCCGGCCGGGTCAGCTCTCCGGCGGCCAGCAGCAACGGGTCGCGCTGGCCCGGGCGATTGCGTCCGAAGGCAAGGTGCTGCTGCTCGACGAGCCGTTGTCCAACCTGGACGCGCGGCTGCGGCTGGAGGCACGGACGTTCCTGAAGAAGCTGCAGCGGGACCTGGGCATCACCACGGTCTTCGTCACCCACGACCAGGCCGAGGCGCTCGCCCTGGCGGACCGGATCGCGGTCATGCAGTCGGGCCAGCTGCGCCAGCTCGGCAGCCCGCGCGAGGTGTTCGCCCGGCCGGTGAACACGTTCGTGGCGAACTTCATCGGCTCGACGCCGATGAACCTGCTGGACGGGGCGGTCGTCGCGTCCGACTCCGGCGCGGTATCGGTGGCGGGCGGGTCGTTGCCCGCGTCGACCGGGTCGGTGCCGACCGGGGCCGAGGTGACGGTCGGCGTACGGCCGGAGTACCTGACGCTGTCGGTTGCTTCAGCTGGTGACGTGGCCGGTCCGGCGATCCGGGGCGAGGTCGTGGTCGCGGAGAACCTCGGCACGTCGTCGCTGGTGTCGGTGGACTGCGCCGGCACGCTGATCGGCGTCACCGTCCCGGAGGAGGACGAGCCGGAGCCGGGCACGCCCGTCGTACTGACCGCGCCGGAGCAGCGGGTTTTGCTGTACGACAAGGAGTCCGGCGAACTGCTGGCGCGGCAAGCAGCTGCTGTCGCCTGA
- a CDS encoding carbohydrate ABC transporter permease — protein MTPAYVVRRIGFYVLICAITLFFAVPMLWIASAPFDASPGLGVQWPDWTLDNVRKTFDHPYALHSMVNSLLICVTTAVAVTAFAALASYALSRVRIPGRDALLYGLLLLSSVVTGTAAMVPIFVMMFQLGLIDSRFGVALVMTGGLLPAAIFILKDFVDAVPKSYEESARVFGASTGQILRDVVLPVARPGLATILVWAFVNSWGNFLVPFLLIRSIDKQPGAVLLQTFTDEGGSANLSVIPVFSLLFSIPVVVLYLLVNSRYGFRFHGGIKS, from the coding sequence GTGACCCCCGCGTACGTCGTACGGCGGATCGGCTTCTACGTGCTGATCTGCGCGATCACGCTGTTCTTCGCGGTCCCGATGCTGTGGATCGCGTCGGCACCCTTCGACGCCTCCCCCGGGCTCGGCGTGCAGTGGCCGGACTGGACGCTGGACAACGTCCGCAAGACGTTCGACCACCCGTACGCGCTGCACTCGATGGTCAACTCGCTGCTGATCTGCGTGACCACCGCGGTGGCCGTGACGGCGTTCGCCGCGCTGGCCAGCTACGCGTTGTCGCGGGTCCGCATCCCCGGCCGGGACGCGCTGCTGTACGGGTTGCTGCTGCTGTCCTCGGTGGTCACCGGCACGGCCGCGATGGTGCCGATCTTCGTGATGATGTTCCAGCTCGGGCTGATCGACTCGCGGTTCGGCGTCGCGCTGGTGATGACCGGCGGACTGTTGCCGGCGGCCATCTTCATCCTGAAGGACTTCGTCGACGCGGTGCCCAAGTCGTACGAGGAGTCGGCCCGGGTGTTCGGCGCCTCGACCGGGCAGATCCTGCGCGACGTGGTGCTGCCGGTCGCCCGGCCCGGCCTGGCCACCATCCTGGTCTGGGCGTTCGTGAACTCCTGGGGCAACTTCCTGGTGCCCTTCCTGCTGATCCGGTCGATCGACAAGCAGCCCGGTGCGGTGTTGCTGCAGACCTTCACCGACGAGGGCGGCAGCGCCAACCTCTCGGTGATCCCGGTCTTCTCGCTGCTGTTCTCGATCCCGGTGGTCGTGCTGTATCTGCTGGTGAACTCGCGCTACGGGTTCCGTTTCCACGGAGGGATCAAGAGCTGA
- a CDS encoding carbohydrate ABC transporter permease has translation MPGRPARVRGPAQDVAGLGVGRALGFVAPALLLIGAFLVFPAVWTIYIGITNYRLTGVEAVSPSIVGLANYTKALNDALFHNALWLTCLFVLGSAIVGQNILGFALAWTMRRARPAVRRTVEGLVLLAWILPSTVVAYLWIAFFDRDTGTLNSILGQQGTAWLIEYPMVCLILFNTWRGTAFSMMLYSSALQAVPPSQLESARMVGASGWQTLRDVVFPHIRGHVLTNTLLISLWTANDFSPFLLTKGGPNHESETVPVYIYNVALQGGELGYSSAISFLLLLANLLVALLYLRLLRRRS, from the coding sequence GTGCCGGGTCGCCCGGCACGGGTCCGCGGGCCGGCCCAGGACGTCGCGGGGCTCGGTGTCGGCCGGGCCCTCGGCTTCGTCGCGCCGGCGCTGCTGCTGATCGGCGCGTTCCTGGTCTTTCCCGCGGTCTGGACGATCTACATCGGCATCACCAACTATCGGCTCACCGGGGTCGAGGCGGTGTCGCCGTCGATCGTCGGCCTGGCGAACTACACCAAGGCGCTGAACGACGCGCTGTTCCACAACGCGCTGTGGCTGACCTGCCTGTTCGTGCTCGGCTCGGCGATCGTCGGCCAGAACATTCTCGGGTTCGCGCTGGCCTGGACGATGCGCCGCGCCCGGCCCGCGGTCCGGCGTACGGTCGAAGGGCTGGTGCTGCTGGCCTGGATCCTGCCGTCGACGGTGGTCGCCTACCTGTGGATCGCGTTCTTCGACCGCGACACCGGCACGCTGAACAGCATTCTCGGCCAGCAGGGCACCGCCTGGCTGATCGAGTACCCGATGGTCTGCCTGATCCTGTTCAACACCTGGCGGGGTACGGCGTTCTCGATGATGCTCTACTCGTCGGCGCTGCAGGCGGTGCCGCCGTCGCAGCTGGAGTCCGCCCGGATGGTCGGTGCGTCGGGCTGGCAGACGCTGCGCGACGTGGTGTTCCCGCACATCCGCGGCCACGTGCTGACCAACACGCTGCTGATCTCGCTGTGGACCGCGAACGACTTCTCGCCGTTCCTGCTCACCAAGGGCGGGCCGAACCACGAGTCCGAGACGGTGCCGGTCTACATCTACAACGTCGCGCTGCAGGGCGGTGAGCTCGGCTACTCGTCGGCGATCTCGTTCCTGCTGCTGCTCGCGAACCTGCTGGTCGCGCTGCTGTACCTGCGGCTGCTGAGGAGGCGCTCGTGA
- a CDS encoding TadA family conjugal transfer-associated ATPase, whose product MTVPTELIERVRGILAAQGAEPTPARVAAALRADGGVFGDSTVLAVVEALRREAVGAGPLDRLLTEPGITDVLVNGPNEVYIDRGTGLERIALRTGDETAVRRLATRLAAAAGRRLDDATPYVDVRLPDGTRFHAVLSPVAAPGTCLSLRVPSRTVFGLEDLVAAGALPLPGIAIFRDLLDARLAFLVSGGTGTGKTTLLNSLLSLVDGAERLVIVEDASELRPDHPHVVRLESRPPNVEGSGEITLRDLVRQALRMRPDRLVVGEVRGAEVMDLLNALNTGHEGGCGTVHANSAADVPARLEALGALAGVGRDAVHSQVSSALHAVVHLTRGRDGVRRVAEIRIIGQAPDGLVTTLPAVRFGAGGTVELCDGASRFTQLLAGAA is encoded by the coding sequence ATGACCGTCCCGACCGAACTGATCGAACGCGTCCGCGGCATTCTCGCCGCCCAGGGCGCCGAACCGACGCCGGCCCGGGTCGCGGCGGCGCTGCGGGCGGACGGCGGAGTCTTCGGCGACTCGACCGTGCTCGCGGTCGTCGAGGCGTTGCGCCGGGAGGCCGTCGGCGCCGGGCCGCTCGACCGGCTGCTGACCGAACCGGGCATCACCGACGTTCTCGTCAACGGCCCGAACGAGGTCTACATCGATCGCGGGACCGGCCTCGAGCGGATCGCCTTGCGCACCGGTGACGAGACCGCGGTCCGTCGGCTGGCGACCCGCCTGGCCGCCGCCGCCGGGCGCCGCCTCGACGACGCCACGCCGTACGTCGACGTCAGGCTGCCGGACGGGACGCGCTTCCATGCGGTGCTGTCTCCGGTCGCGGCTCCGGGCACGTGCTTGTCGCTGCGGGTCCCGTCCCGCACTGTGTTCGGCCTGGAGGACCTGGTGGCAGCCGGGGCGCTACCGCTTCCCGGGATTGCCATCTTCCGCGACCTGCTCGACGCGCGCTTGGCGTTCCTCGTCAGCGGCGGCACGGGCACCGGCAAGACCACCCTGCTGAACTCCCTGCTCTCGCTCGTGGACGGAGCCGAACGTCTGGTGATCGTCGAGGACGCGAGCGAGCTGCGCCCCGACCATCCCCACGTCGTCCGCCTGGAGTCCCGGCCTCCGAACGTCGAAGGCTCGGGCGAGATCACACTGCGGGACCTGGTTCGTCAGGCGCTGCGGATGCGCCCCGACCGCCTCGTGGTCGGCGAGGTGCGCGGCGCCGAGGTCATGGACCTGCTCAACGCGCTGAACACCGGGCACGAAGGCGGCTGCGGCACCGTGCATGCCAACTCCGCTGCCGACGTGCCGGCTCGGCTGGAGGCACTCGGCGCCCTCGCCGGGGTGGGGCGCGACGCCGTGCACAGTCAGGTGTCGTCTGCCTTGCATGCCGTGGTCCACCTGACCCGTGGCCGCGACGGCGTACGCCGCGTCGCCGAAATCCGGATCATCGGCCAGGCTCCCGACGGTCTGGTCACCACGTTGCCCGCGGTCCGCTTCGGGGCCGGCGGCACGGTCGAGCTCTGTGACGGCGCTTCCCGCTTCACCCAGCTGCTGGCTGGTGCCGCATGA
- a CDS encoding type II secretion system F family protein, translating into MPLPWNIAPTVLAYLAIPAVLGRLEPAAVRKRNARISADLPLAVDLLAACLRAGRPPQAAIATVGHALDGPLAGLLAEVERRLDLGADAIDAWSVLRAEPTCATFARATQRALRSGAPLAKTLESQSADLRQSRRWTAEQQTRAVETRSVLPLGLCFLPAFVLLGVVPTIAATFTDILTELSP; encoded by the coding sequence TTGCCACTTCCGTGGAACATCGCCCCCACCGTCCTGGCCTACCTCGCGATCCCCGCTGTGCTCGGACGCCTCGAGCCCGCCGCCGTCCGCAAACGCAACGCCCGGATCTCTGCCGACCTGCCACTGGCCGTCGACCTGCTGGCGGCCTGCCTCCGTGCCGGGCGTCCACCTCAAGCTGCCATCGCTACCGTCGGCCACGCCCTGGACGGACCGCTTGCCGGCCTGCTGGCTGAAGTCGAACGCCGCCTGGACCTGGGCGCCGATGCCATCGACGCCTGGTCCGTGCTCCGTGCCGAGCCCACCTGCGCCACCTTCGCCCGCGCCACCCAACGCGCTCTTCGCTCCGGAGCTCCGTTGGCGAAGACGCTCGAGTCCCAGTCCGCCGACCTTCGCCAGTCCCGCCGCTGGACCGCCGAGCAGCAAACCCGTGCCGTGGAAACCCGCTCCGTGCTTCCGCTGGGCCTCTGCTTCCTTCCGGCCTTCGTTCTCCTGGGTGTCGTCCCGACCATTGCCGCGACCTTCACCGACATCCTCACCGAGCTGTCGCCCTGA
- a CDS encoding type II secretion system F family protein has product MSPALLAAAMILIAVLTVLPRRSRALHRLTSARSDRRSDGAAGLARSVRRRLVPLALSAIVALGIGLSLGAAALVSTLAVGVVLAVITTQRARARRLHLADQKRAQVIEACDTLAAELAAGRPPHDALEGAAEVCAELRPAAAAARLGGDVPAVLQLAADTPGAESLKALAAAWQVADRSGAAVAAIVDRLAASLRAEESLRRQIATNLAGARTTARLLAILPLFGTLLGYALGADPLTFLTTTIPGAACLTAGLALAITGLWWTERLATYP; this is encoded by the coding sequence ATGAGCCCGGCGCTTCTTGCCGCGGCGATGATCCTGATCGCGGTGCTCACCGTGCTGCCACGCCGCAGCCGAGCCCTTCATCGCCTCACCTCCGCGCGGAGCGATCGCCGATCGGACGGTGCCGCCGGTCTGGCCCGCTCGGTCCGTCGCCGCCTCGTTCCGCTGGCCTTGTCCGCGATCGTTGCTCTAGGCATCGGGTTGTCCCTGGGGGCGGCCGCGCTCGTCTCCACCCTGGCCGTCGGCGTGGTGCTCGCTGTGATCACCACCCAGCGCGCCAGGGCCCGGCGACTCCACCTGGCCGACCAGAAACGGGCCCAGGTCATCGAGGCGTGCGACACCCTCGCCGCTGAGCTCGCCGCCGGCCGTCCACCGCACGACGCCCTCGAAGGCGCCGCCGAGGTCTGTGCGGAGCTCCGACCCGCCGCCGCGGCCGCTCGCCTGGGCGGCGATGTGCCGGCGGTTCTCCAGTTGGCCGCGGACACCCCAGGGGCTGAGTCGTTGAAAGCCCTCGCCGCCGCGTGGCAGGTCGCCGACCGCTCCGGAGCCGCCGTTGCCGCCATCGTCGATCGCCTGGCGGCCTCGCTGCGTGCCGAGGAGTCGCTGCGCCGTCAGATTGCCACGAACCTGGCCGGAGCCCGCACCACCGCCCGCCTGCTGGCCATCCTGCCGCTGTTCGGCACCCTGCTCGGCTACGCCTTGGGTGCCGACCCCCTCACGTTCCTCACCACCACCATTCCGGGCGCTGCCTGCCTGACCGCCGGCTTGGCGCTGGCGATCACCGGTTTGTGGTGGACCGAACGCCTCGCCACCTACCCCTGA
- a CDS encoding response regulator transcription factor, protein MPDRIRLLLVDDQILSRGVLRSGLERERDLEIVAELKRSDDVVAAAKQHRANIALVDAAGSGRDSIIVTTELRTSMPECRVVMLTTYGRPGQLRRGLEAGAKGIALKGSPAPQLADAVRRVHLGLRVVDANLAAETLHYTESPLNEGETETLRAARDGGTVAAMAEKLAVSERVVRTRLWSAIGKTGARTRADAITIAEHNGWLYD, encoded by the coding sequence GTGCCCGACCGCATCCGGCTGTTGCTGGTCGATGACCAGATCCTCAGCCGTGGCGTTCTCAGAAGCGGTCTGGAACGCGAACGCGACCTGGAGATCGTCGCCGAGCTGAAACGCTCCGACGACGTGGTCGCGGCCGCGAAGCAGCATCGCGCGAACATCGCCCTGGTCGACGCCGCCGGCTCCGGCCGCGACAGCATCATCGTCACCACCGAGCTGCGCACCTCGATGCCCGAGTGCCGCGTCGTCATGCTCACCACCTACGGCCGCCCCGGCCAGCTGCGCCGCGGCCTGGAAGCCGGCGCCAAGGGCATCGCCCTCAAAGGCAGCCCGGCCCCACAGCTCGCCGACGCCGTCCGCCGCGTCCACCTCGGCCTGCGCGTCGTCGACGCCAACCTCGCCGCCGAGACCCTGCACTACACCGAAAGCCCCCTGAACGAAGGCGAAACCGAGACGCTGCGCGCCGCCCGCGACGGCGGCACCGTCGCCGCCATGGCCGAGAAGCTCGCCGTCTCCGAACGCGTCGTTCGTACCCGCCTCTGGTCCGCCATCGGCAAGACCGGCGCCCGCACCCGAGCCGACGCCATCACCATCGCCGAGCACAACGGCTGGCTCTACGACTGA
- a CDS encoding Rv3654c family TadE-like protein, with the protein MKPRSIATDERGGATLLVLFTALFLLAVGALATVWSTISLAHHRASAAADLAALSAAQAIQSGIPNPCAAATRAAATQQATISRCAQQGEAVSVAASVTLRLGALGTPTITTYAHAGPHP; encoded by the coding sequence ATGAAGCCACGAAGCATCGCGACCGACGAGCGCGGCGGAGCCACCCTCCTGGTCCTCTTCACCGCCCTCTTCCTCCTGGCCGTCGGCGCACTCGCCACCGTCTGGTCGACCATCTCTTTGGCTCACCACCGCGCCTCAGCCGCCGCAGACCTGGCCGCCCTGAGCGCCGCGCAAGCCATCCAATCCGGCATCCCCAACCCCTGCGCGGCGGCCACTCGCGCTGCTGCCACCCAGCAAGCCACCATCAGCCGCTGCGCACAGCAAGGCGAAGCAGTTTCGGTAGCCGCCTCCGTCACGCTGCGCCTGGGCGCCCTTGGCACGCCGACGATCACCACCTATGCCCACGCCGGGCCCCACCCATGA